From Salinibacterium sp. ZJ450, one genomic window encodes:
- a CDS encoding C40 family peptidase, with translation MTDAIGRVQQIQQTLTQLSAPTVTAPAVKTASTSASATAFADALAATASGGTINNPGVTGADVTAAAQKYLGVPYVFGGEDSTGMDCSGLVQRVFADLGIDVPRVVQDQMKIGTEVPSLAEAKPGDLLVSRGGDHIAIYLGDNKLLHAPRPGKDVQIVDVYMSESEIDTIRRIVPADVAPQSTALAGVSGLTGASGLTGLSGLTGLAGGLGGLTGMTDPSSASLSDLIAAAQSALVKGRNA, from the coding sequence ATGACCGACGCGATCGGACGCGTGCAGCAGATCCAGCAGACCCTCACCCAGTTGTCGGCGCCCACCGTCACCGCGCCAGCCGTGAAGACCGCCAGTACCAGCGCGAGCGCCACCGCGTTCGCCGACGCCCTTGCCGCCACGGCTTCGGGCGGCACGATCAACAACCCCGGGGTCACCGGCGCCGATGTCACCGCCGCCGCGCAGAAGTACCTCGGCGTGCCCTACGTGTTCGGCGGTGAAGACAGCACCGGCATGGACTGCTCAGGTCTGGTGCAGCGGGTCTTCGCCGATCTCGGCATCGACGTGCCCAGGGTTGTGCAGGACCAGATGAAGATCGGCACCGAGGTGCCGTCGCTCGCCGAGGCCAAGCCGGGTGACTTGCTCGTCAGCCGCGGTGGCGACCACATCGCCATCTACCTCGGCGACAACAAGCTTCTGCACGCGCCGCGCCCCGGCAAAGACGTGCAGATCGTCGACGTCTACATGTCGGAGTCCGAGATCGACACCATCCGACGCATTGTGCCGGCTGATGTCGCACCGCAGAGCACCGCCCTCGCCGGGGTCTCCGGGCTGACCGGGGCCTCGGGACTGACTGGGCTGTCGGGACTGACCGGGCTCGCGGGCGGCCTCGGCGGGCTCACTGGGATGACTGACCCGTCAAGCGCCTCGCTGAGCGACCTGATTGCCGCGGCACAGTCCGCCCTCGTGAAGGGACGCAACGCATGA
- the fliF gene encoding flagellar basal-body MS-ring/collar protein FliF, which produces MPRQVTSFFGRLGATIRDFTVAQRTIALIGVAVLVLGIVALGTWMARPSYTPLFSGLEGSDANTIVEQLRTDGVPYELTDGGATILVPEQSVYDQRLKAAAAGLPSASSGGYSLLDDMGVTSSEFQQSVTYKRALEGELASTIAALDGVRTSSVRLAIPEETVFVSERTEPTASVFIETENGVMLSTDQVQAIVHLTSASIDGMEPANVAVIDSGGTVLSAVGVGATGGTGQQASDYEERVRGSVQAMLDQVVGPGNATVVVAADMSYESAERVEETFTNPENAPALNETTNTESYEGTGGTTAGVLGPDNIAVPGGAGGAGSFNSEQSTRNNAVNKVTESRVIPAGDITRQTVSVALDEEVAGDIRVGDVSALVAAAAGIDAARGDEVTVEVMPFNTAGAEEAAAALKAAEDAAAMDQLMSVVRTAIIAAAIVLPIVLALVLYARNSRRQERESVDLGELQEARSALDALTAQMELEAAHDQFEPTMPLPIDSSPTDLDRRRAEIGSLAERDPEKTAEFLRGLMDDKQRV; this is translated from the coding sequence ATGCCCCGCCAGGTCACCTCCTTCTTCGGCCGGCTCGGCGCGACGATCCGGGATTTCACGGTCGCGCAGCGCACCATCGCGCTCATCGGTGTGGCGGTGCTCGTGCTCGGCATCGTGGCGCTCGGCACCTGGATGGCCCGGCCGTCGTACACGCCCCTGTTCTCGGGGCTCGAGGGCTCCGACGCCAACACCATCGTCGAGCAGCTGCGCACCGACGGCGTCCCGTACGAGCTGACCGACGGCGGCGCCACAATCCTGGTGCCGGAACAGAGCGTGTACGACCAGCGGCTGAAGGCCGCCGCGGCCGGCCTCCCGTCGGCATCCAGCGGCGGATACTCGCTGCTGGATGACATGGGGGTCACCAGCTCCGAGTTCCAGCAGTCGGTCACATACAAGCGGGCGCTGGAGGGCGAACTGGCCTCCACCATCGCCGCCTTGGATGGGGTGCGCACCTCGTCGGTGCGTCTGGCCATCCCCGAGGAGACCGTATTCGTCTCCGAGCGCACCGAGCCAACGGCATCCGTCTTCATTGAAACCGAGAACGGCGTGATGCTCAGCACCGACCAGGTGCAGGCGATCGTGCACCTGACCTCGGCGTCGATCGACGGCATGGAGCCCGCGAACGTGGCAGTCATCGACTCCGGCGGAACGGTGCTGTCCGCGGTGGGCGTCGGCGCCACCGGCGGCACCGGCCAGCAGGCCTCCGACTATGAAGAACGCGTGCGCGGATCAGTGCAGGCCATGCTCGACCAGGTGGTCGGCCCGGGCAACGCCACCGTCGTGGTCGCCGCCGACATGAGCTACGAATCGGCAGAGCGGGTGGAAGAGACCTTCACCAACCCCGAGAACGCCCCGGCCCTGAACGAGACCACCAACACGGAAAGCTACGAGGGCACCGGCGGCACCACCGCGGGCGTGCTCGGACCGGACAACATCGCCGTACCCGGCGGTGCCGGCGGAGCAGGCAGCTTCAACTCCGAGCAGAGCACGCGCAACAACGCGGTGAACAAGGTGACAGAGTCCCGGGTCATCCCCGCCGGCGACATCACCCGGCAGACCGTGTCGGTTGCCCTCGACGAAGAAGTGGCCGGCGACATCCGCGTCGGTGACGTGTCTGCCCTGGTCGCCGCGGCCGCCGGGATCGACGCCGCCCGCGGCGACGAGGTGACCGTGGAAGTCATGCCGTTCAACACGGCCGGCGCCGAAGAGGCAGCCGCCGCGCTGAAGGCCGCGGAAGACGCCGCGGCCATGGACCAGCTCATGTCGGTGGTGCGCACCGCGATAATCGCGGCGGCCATCGTGCTGCCGATCGTGCTCGCGCTCGTGCTGTACGCCCGCAACTCCCGCCGCCAGGAGCGGGAGAGTGTCGACCTTGGCGAACTGCAGGAGGCGCGCTCGGCACTGGACGCCCTGACCGCGCAGATGGAGCTGGAGGCGGCGCACGACCAGTTCGAGCCGACCATGCCGCTGCCGATCGATTCGTCACCCACCGACCTCGACCGCCGTCGCGCCGAGATCGGCAGCCTCGCCGAACGTGACCCCGAGAAGACCGCCGAGTTCCTGCGTGGGCTCATGGATGACAAGCAGCGGGTATGA
- the fliG gene encoding flagellar motor switch protein FliG → MNQTITELTGTQKVAVVLMNMTHERAAAVMKQFSESEAEDIAAEIVRLRRVDATLAEQALTEFYELTRHGRHGARGGRDVAVGLLEASFGAERAAGVMDRVASSMAGKAFEFLDTVEPGQVQTLVDGELPQTVALVLAHLRPDHASAVLSGLIDPVRTDVAQCIATMGSATPEAVAVVADTLKLRAGAVVGSHEPAEVVGGVQPLVEIINRADVATERALLEALEERDPDLAEEVRSRMLTFADIVKLEARDVQQVLRGIDTGVLATAMKGSSDTVIEKIRTNLSERNRLILDEEIASAGPMRMSHVEDARSEIVRAIRDLEAQGAITVQRADEDEYVY, encoded by the coding sequence ATGAACCAGACGATCACCGAACTGACCGGCACCCAGAAGGTCGCCGTGGTGCTCATGAACATGACCCACGAGCGCGCCGCCGCGGTGATGAAGCAGTTCAGCGAATCTGAGGCAGAGGACATCGCCGCCGAGATCGTGCGGCTGCGCCGGGTGGACGCCACCCTCGCCGAGCAGGCCCTGACCGAGTTCTACGAGCTCACCCGACACGGTCGACACGGCGCGCGCGGCGGTCGCGATGTCGCGGTGGGGCTGCTCGAGGCATCCTTCGGCGCCGAGCGTGCCGCCGGCGTGATGGACCGCGTGGCGTCGTCGATGGCGGGCAAGGCGTTCGAGTTTCTCGACACTGTGGAACCGGGCCAGGTGCAGACCCTGGTCGACGGCGAACTGCCGCAGACCGTTGCCCTGGTGCTCGCCCACCTGCGCCCCGACCACGCCTCCGCCGTGCTCAGCGGGCTGATCGACCCGGTGCGCACCGACGTTGCCCAGTGCATCGCCACCATGGGCAGCGCCACCCCGGAAGCGGTGGCCGTGGTCGCCGACACCCTCAAACTCCGCGCCGGCGCCGTGGTCGGTAGCCACGAACCCGCCGAGGTGGTCGGCGGCGTGCAGCCGCTGGTCGAGATCATCAACCGAGCGGATGTCGCCACCGAACGCGCCCTGCTGGAGGCGCTCGAGGAGCGTGACCCCGACCTGGCCGAGGAGGTGCGCTCACGCATGCTCACCTTCGCCGACATCGTCAAGCTCGAGGCGCGCGATGTGCAGCAGGTGCTCCGCGGTATCGACACCGGCGTGCTGGCGACCGCCATGAAGGGGTCGTCCGACACCGTGATCGAGAAGATCCGCACCAACCTGTCGGAGCGGAACCGCCTCATCCTCGACGAGGAGATCGCGTCGGCCGGACCGATGCGGATGTCGCACGTCGAAGATGCCCGCTCGGAGATCGTGCGTGCAATCCGCGATCTCGAGGCGCAGGGAGCGATCACGGTGCAGCGGGCCGACGAGGATGAGTATGTCTACTGA
- a CDS encoding FliH/SctL family protein, producing the protein MSTDTAFSPVVYPVLRGSNEQKLQAQAHTAGHAAGYTEGLRAAAADTAVVRARLEQESVASIRRAEEQNARALAVLAMAARALDDRTVPVVIDAQNTLAAAAIELAEAILGYELAHGENTARAALDRALGTVDPDTVRSVRMNPDDLAELDAATRAKGAVSLVADPTLGRGDAITEFPDGYLDARIGTALDRARDALLGEMDA; encoded by the coding sequence ATGTCTACTGACACCGCCTTCTCACCGGTGGTCTACCCCGTGCTGCGTGGTTCGAACGAGCAGAAGCTGCAGGCGCAGGCCCACACCGCCGGGCACGCCGCCGGCTACACCGAAGGCTTGCGCGCCGCAGCGGCCGACACCGCCGTCGTGCGCGCCCGGCTGGAGCAGGAGTCCGTAGCGTCGATCCGGCGAGCCGAAGAACAGAACGCCCGCGCGCTCGCGGTGCTGGCGATGGCGGCACGGGCTCTCGACGACCGCACCGTGCCGGTGGTCATCGACGCGCAGAATACGCTGGCGGCCGCGGCGATCGAGCTCGCCGAGGCGATCCTCGGCTATGAACTCGCCCACGGCGAGAACACCGCGAGGGCAGCCCTCGACCGTGCGCTCGGCACAGTGGATCCCGACACGGTTCGCTCGGTGCGGATGAACCCCGACGACCTGGCCGAACTGGATGCAGCGACGCGCGCGAAGGGCGCGGTCAGCTTGGTCGCCGACCCCACACTCGGCCGGGGCGACGCCATCACCGAATTCCCCGACGGCTACCTCGACGCCCGCATCGGGACCGCCCTCGATCGCGCCCGCGACGCCCTGCTCGGGGAGATGGACGCATGA
- a CDS encoding flagellar basal body rod protein FlgC, whose translation MMFDAIGIAGTSLTVHRKWLDAVSDNLANVNTVTGTDGEAFRARYVLAQEGEGTSGVYVAGAAYGDAEGRMVHEPEHPLADENGYVRYPDIDLASQMGQLIMAQRGYQANAAVVDRAKETYQAALQIGRN comes from the coding sequence CTGATGTTCGACGCAATCGGGATCGCCGGCACGTCGCTGACCGTGCACCGCAAATGGCTCGACGCCGTCTCGGACAACCTCGCCAACGTGAACACCGTCACCGGCACCGACGGTGAAGCCTTCCGCGCTCGGTACGTGCTGGCCCAGGAGGGCGAGGGCACCAGTGGCGTCTACGTGGCCGGTGCCGCCTACGGGGATGCCGAGGGTCGCATGGTGCATGAGCCGGAGCATCCGCTCGCCGACGAGAACGGCTACGTGCGCTACCCCGACATCGACCTGGCCTCGCAGATGGGCCAGCTGATCATGGCGCAGCGCGGATACCAGGCCAACGCCGCGGTAGTCGACCGTGCCAAAGAGACCTACCAGGCAGCCCTGCAGATCGGACGCAACTGA
- a CDS encoding flagellar basal body protein, with translation MLESVTSSALISALDGLALRQRTIANNIANVNTPNYHAKRVLFEDALAQSVQDGNGVTAARTESSLEPTKLNGNNVNLDTETLSNIDTVLRYQFATQAVEGPFKSMRTALRTN, from the coding sequence TTGCTTGAATCCGTCACGTCCTCCGCGCTGATCAGCGCGCTGGATGGGCTGGCCCTGCGCCAGCGGACCATCGCGAACAACATCGCCAACGTGAACACTCCGAACTATCATGCCAAGCGCGTGCTGTTCGAAGACGCCCTCGCCCAGTCGGTGCAGGACGGCAACGGTGTCACGGCGGCACGCACCGAGAGCTCGCTCGAGCCCACCAAGCTGAACGGCAACAACGTCAACCTCGACACGGAAACCCTGTCGAACATCGACACGGTGCTGCGCTACCAGTTCGCCACGCAGGCGGTTGAGGGCCCGTTCAAGTCGATGCGCACCGCGCTGCGGACCAACTGA
- a CDS encoding FliI/YscN family ATPase, translating into MSWRPRPQAFGGALLAARPERVGTVTSIVGLGLEVTGLDCAIGDVVTIGERPGVDAEVVATTRDSIRCMPLGRLSGVNAGAPARAKSTPMLVPTGPSLFGRVLDGLGRPIDGKGPLGASTMVSLDNDTPPAMQRTRIDTPLQTGVRVLDTLTTVGRGQRMGLFAGSGVGKSSLLSMIARGTDAEVSVIALVGERGREVREFLEDDLGAEGLARSIVVVSTSDEPALMRLRAAFVATRIAESFRDEGAHVMLMMDSLTRVAMAQREIGLSVGEPPATRGYPPSTFSLLARLLERAGTAETGSVTGMYTVLVDGDDHNEPIADSARSILDGHVVLDRKLAVSGHFPSVDPLASISRVASRVTTPEHRALAVTLRKALAARRAAQDLLDVGAYQRGSNPLVDAAVDHETAINAFLQQRMDDQTPTHKAWDSLARLALTLGGA; encoded by the coding sequence ATGAGCTGGCGTCCCCGCCCCCAGGCGTTCGGCGGCGCGCTGCTCGCGGCCCGCCCGGAACGGGTCGGTACGGTCACCTCGATCGTCGGCCTCGGGCTCGAGGTCACGGGCCTCGACTGCGCCATCGGCGACGTCGTCACCATTGGTGAACGCCCCGGAGTCGACGCCGAAGTGGTCGCCACCACCCGTGACAGCATCCGCTGCATGCCGCTCGGCCGTCTCTCCGGGGTGAACGCCGGAGCGCCCGCCCGGGCCAAGAGCACCCCGATGCTGGTGCCGACCGGGCCGAGCCTGTTCGGACGCGTGCTCGACGGCCTCGGCCGGCCGATCGACGGCAAGGGCCCGCTCGGCGCGAGCACCATGGTGTCGCTCGATAACGACACCCCGCCGGCGATGCAGCGCACCCGCATCGACACCCCCCTGCAGACCGGCGTGCGCGTGCTCGACACGCTGACCACCGTCGGGCGCGGGCAGCGGATGGGCCTGTTTGCCGGATCCGGTGTGGGCAAGTCCTCCTTGCTCTCGATGATCGCCCGCGGCACCGACGCCGAGGTGTCGGTGATCGCCCTAGTGGGGGAGCGCGGCCGCGAGGTGCGCGAGTTCCTCGAGGATGACCTCGGCGCGGAGGGCCTCGCCCGGTCGATCGTGGTGGTCTCGACATCCGATGAACCGGCCTTGATGCGACTGCGTGCGGCATTTGTCGCCACCCGCATCGCCGAATCGTTCCGTGACGAGGGCGCGCACGTGATGCTGATGATGGACTCGCTCACCCGCGTCGCGATGGCGCAGCGCGAGATCGGGCTGTCGGTGGGGGAGCCTCCGGCCACCCGCGGCTACCCGCCGTCGACGTTCTCGCTACTCGCCCGGCTGCTGGAACGCGCCGGCACCGCCGAGACCGGATCCGTCACCGGCATGTACACCGTGCTGGTCGACGGTGACGACCACAACGAACCCATCGCCGACTCCGCACGGTCCATCCTCGACGGACACGTGGTGCTCGACCGCAAGCTCGCGGTCTCCGGACACTTCCCCTCGGTCGACCCGCTCGCCTCCATCTCACGGGTCGCCTCCCGGGTGACCACGCCCGAACACCGGGCGCTCGCGGTGACGCTGCGCAAGGCGCTCGCCGCCCGCCGGGCCGCGCAGGATCTGCTCGACGTCGGCGCATACCAGCGCGGATCCAACCCGCTGGTCGACGCCGCCGTCGACCACGAAACCGCGATCAACGCCTTTCTGCAACAACGGATGGACGACCAGACTCCGACCCACAAGGCCTGGGACTCGCTCGCCCGACTCGCTCTCACTCTCGGAGGTGCCTGA
- the fliE gene encoding flagellar hook-basal body complex protein FliE produces MPFSITPVSGVTGTGYLPTTQSVQATDGTGFATALTGAVDNLQQLQATSNELSIKAVTGDLTDIHTATLASTQAAVTLELVAAVRNKGVDAFNEIMRMQA; encoded by the coding sequence ATGCCCTTCTCCATCACCCCCGTATCCGGGGTCACCGGCACCGGCTACCTGCCCACCACTCAGAGCGTCCAGGCGACGGATGGCACCGGGTTCGCGACCGCGCTCACCGGCGCCGTCGACAACCTGCAGCAGCTGCAGGCCACCTCGAACGAGCTCTCGATCAAGGCCGTCACCGGCGACCTCACCGACATCCACACGGCCACGCTCGCCTCCACTCAGGCCGCGGTCACCCTGGAGCTGGTCGCCGCGGTTCGCAACAAGGGCGTTGACGCGTTCAACGAGATCATGAGGATGCAGGCCTGA
- the fliS gene encoding flagellar export chaperone FliS: MTMIANATQKRAQLNREAILSATPARLLTMLYDRLLLDLGRAEAAQLAEQWPVASEQLLHAQAIIAELTSSLNVEAWNGGEGLRGLYAYVSTSLVNANVNRDVERTRESIALLEPLRQAWHEASAAQPAHAAPRTTGTLGFA; this comes from the coding sequence ATGACGATGATCGCGAACGCCACCCAGAAGCGCGCCCAGCTGAACCGCGAGGCGATCCTCTCGGCGACCCCTGCGCGCCTGCTCACCATGCTGTACGACCGCCTGCTGCTCGATCTCGGCCGCGCCGAAGCTGCGCAGCTCGCCGAACAGTGGCCGGTGGCATCCGAACAGCTGCTGCATGCCCAGGCGATCATTGCCGAACTGACCTCGTCGCTGAACGTCGAGGCGTGGAACGGCGGGGAGGGTCTGCGCGGGTTGTACGCCTATGTCTCGACCTCGCTGGTGAACGCCAACGTGAACCGCGACGTCGAACGCACCCGCGAGAGCATCGCACTGCTGGAACCGCTGCGTCAGGCCTGGCATGAGGCGTCAGCAGCCCAGCCGGCTCATGCCGCCCCGCGCACCACAGGAACACTCGGCTTTGCCTAG